Proteins co-encoded in one Populus trichocarpa isolate Nisqually-1 chromosome 10, P.trichocarpa_v4.1, whole genome shotgun sequence genomic window:
- the LOC18102422 gene encoding protein SIEVE ELEMENT OCCLUSION B isoform X3, producing MAVVPQKMRRERSMFSSSDDTAMMKQIQATHAPDGREFPVKPLLHIVEDIFLRATPALGMTSIVQQQGAHQAQLDELEEKALQNGFHETIEMLSYNINKISCEMSCKCSGGGDAHATTLAIFNLVSNYSWDEKVVLALAGFAVNYGEFWLVAQLYLTNPLAKAVALLKQLPDIIERADNLKPKFEALTSLIKAMMDVAKCIVEFKELPSQYITPDTPEMLTATAHIPTAVYWTIRSIVACASQIMGLIGMGHEYIASTTEAWELSSLAHKVNNIHSHLMKQLTLCLQHIDEKRHIEAFQTLVSLFEAFHIDNMKILKALIYAKDDQLPLFDGSTKKRASLDVLRRRSVLLLISDLEISHEELSMLQQMYSEAREQPGRPESQYEVVWLPVVDRSSPWSETKQKLFEDFQRIMPWYSVYHPSLLDVAVIRYIKEVWHFNKRPLLVVLDPQGRVVNPNAIHMMWIWGSLAFPFTSLKEEALWKEETWKIELLADSIDPMILSWIDQGKYICLYGGEDMEWIRKFTVTAKDVASRAGITLEMLYVGKSNPREKVRKNNSIITTEKLSHVLPDLTLIWFFWVRLESMWHSKVQHKRTVENDAIMQEIMTMLSFDGSDQGWAVISRGPADMAKAKGETILKSFADFEIWKEGAQEKGFLPALIDHLHELHTPFHCNRLILPGATGSIPERVVCAECGRPMEKFIMYRCCTD from the exons ATGGCAGTGGTACCTCAAAAGATGAGGCGTGAACGCAGTATGTTTTCATCATCTGATGACACTGCAATGATGAAGCAAATTCAGGCCACTCATGCTCCTGATGGCCGTGAATTTCCAGTGAAGCCTCTTCTTCATATTGTTGAGGACATTTTCCTCCGTGCCACTCCTGCCCTGGGCATGACCAGCATTGTTCAGCAGCAG GGAGCTCATCAAGCACAACTTGATGAATTGGAAGAGAAGGCTCTTCAAAATGGCTTTCATGAAACGATCGAGATGCTGTCTTACAATATCAACAAGATTTCCTGCGAG ATGTCCTGCAAGTGTTCTGGAGGTGGAGATGCACATGCAACAACTTTGGCAATATTCAACTTGGTATCAAACTACTCGTGGGACGAAAAGGTGGTGCTAGCGTTAGCTGGATTTGCCGTGAACTATGGGGAGTTTTGGCTTGTCGCCCAGCTTTACCTTACAAACCCACTAGCTAAAGCGGTTGCACTTCTGAAGCAACTGCCGGATATAATTGAACGAGCTGACAATCTGAAGCCCAAGTTTGAGGCCCTTACAAGCCTTATCAAGGCCATGATGGATGTGGCCAAATGCATAGTTGAGTTCAAGGAGCTTCCGTCTCAATACATCACCCCTGACACTCCAGAAATGTTAACTGCCACTGCGCATATCCCCACTGCTGTTTACTGGACCATCAGGAGTATTGTGGCTTGCGCGTCACAAATTATGGGCCTTATTGGCATGGGTCATGA GTACATAGCATCCACAACAGAGGCTTGGGAGCTATCAAGCTTGGCCCACAAGGTTAATAACATTCACAGCCATCTCATGAAGCAGCTCACTCTTTGTTTACAGCACATAG ATGAGAAAAGACATATTGAAGCATTTCAAACACTAGTGAGCCTGTTCGAAGCTTTCCACATTGACAACATGAAGATTCTAAAGGCTTTGATTTATGCCAAGGACGATCAACTGCCACTCTTTGATGGTTCCACCAAGAAAAGG GCAAGCCTTGATGTGTTGAGAAGGAGGAGTGTGTTGCTGCTGATTTCGGACCTCGAAATCTCCCACGAAGAGCTTTCAATGCTGCAACAAATGTACAGTGAGGCGCGGGAGCAACCAGGAAGACCAGAGAGCCAGTATGAGGTTGTATGGCTCCCAGTTGTGGACAGATCATCCCCGTGGAGTGAAACTAAGCAAAAGCTGTTTGAGGATTTTCAAAGGATTATGCCATGGTACTCTGTCTATCACCCTTCATTGCTAGATGTTGCAGTCATCAGGTACATCAAAGAGGTGTGGCACTTCAACAAGAGGCCCTTGCTTGTGGTTTTGGATCCACAAGGGAGAGTAGTCAACCCCAATGCAATCCACATGATGTGGATTTGGGGAAGCCTGGCTTTCCCTTTCACCAGCTTAAAAGAGGAAGCACTCTGGAAAGAAGAAACCTGGAAAATCGAGCTATTGGCAGATAGCATTGATCCAATGATCTTGTCTTGG ATAGATCAAGGGAAGTACATATGCTTGTATGGTGGGGAGGACATGGAGTGGATCCGTAAATTCACCGTTACTGCAAAAGATGTTGCGAGCAGGGCCGGTATAACGTTAGAAATGCTCTATGTAGGGAAGAGCAACCCCAGGGAGaaagttaggaaaaataacTCTATTATTACGACCGAGAAACTTAGCCATGTATTGCCAGACCTCACTTTGATCTGGTTCTTTTGGGTGAGGCTGGAGAGCATGTGGCATTCCAAGGTGCAACACAAGAGGACTGTAGAGAATGATGCCATCATGCAGGAGATAATGACAATGCTCAGCTTCGATGGAAGTGATCAAGGATGGGCTGTGATCAGCAGGGGACCTGCTGATATGGCCAAGGCAAAGGGAGAAACCATATTGAAATCTTTTGCTGACTTTGAGATATGGAAGGAGGGTGCACAGGAAAAGGGTTTTCTGCCTGCACTGATTGATCACCTCCATGAACTCCATACCCCATTCCACTGCAACCGTCTGATACTGCCAGGGGCTACAGGGAGCATCCCAGAGAGG GTTGTTTGTGCTGAATGCGGCCGTCCCATGGAGAAGTTCATCATGTATCGTTGCTGTACCGATTGA
- the LOC18102422 gene encoding protein SIEVE ELEMENT OCCLUSION B isoform X2 translates to MAVVPQKMRRERSMFSSSDDTAMMKQIQATHAPDGREFPVKPLLHIVEDIFLRATPALGMTSIVQQQGAHQAQLDELEEKALQNGFHETIEMLSYNINKISCEMSCKCSGGGDAHATTLAIFNLVSNYSWDEKVVLALAGFAVNYGEFWLVAQLYLTNPLAKAVALLKQLPDIIERADNLKPKFEALTSLIKAMMDVAKCIVEFKELPSQYITPDTPEMLTATAHIPTAVYWTIRSIVACASQIMGLIGMGHEYIASTTEAWELSSLAHKVNNIHSHLMKQLTLCLQHIDEKRHIEAFQTLVSLFEAFHIDNMKILKALIYAKDDQLPLFDGSTKKRASLDVLRRRSVLLLISDLEISHEELSMLQQMYSEAREQPGRPESQYEVVWLPVVDRSSPWSETKQKLFEDFQRIMPWYSVYHPSLLDVAVIRYIKEVWHFNKRPLLVVLDPQGRVVNPNAIHMMWIWGSLAFPFTSLKEEALWKEETWKIELLADSIDPMILSWIDQGKYICLYGGEDMEWIRKFTVTAKDVASRAGITLEMLYVGKSNPREKVRKNNSIITTEKLSHVLPDLTLIWFFWVRLESMWHSKVQHKRTVENDAIMQEIMTMLSFDGSDQGWAVISRGPADMAKAKGETILKSFADFEIWKEGAQEKGFLPALIDHLHELHTPFHCNRLILPGATGSIPERVVCAECGRPMEKFIMYRCCTD, encoded by the exons ATGGCAGTGGTACCTCAAAAGATGAGGCGTGAACGCAGTATGTTTTCATCATCTGATGACACTGCAATGATGAAGCAAATTCAGGCCACTCATGCTCCTGATGGCCGTGAATTTCCAGTGAAGCCTCTTCTTCATATTGTTGAGGACATTTTCCTCCGTGCCACTCCTGCCCTGGGCATGACCAGCATTGTTCAGCAGCAG GGAGCTCATCAAGCACAACTTGATGAATTGGAAGAGAAGGCTCTTCAAAATGGCTTTCATGAAACGATCGAGATGCTGTCTTACAATATCAACAAGATTTCCTGCGAG ATGTCCTGCAAGTGTTCTGGAGGTGGAGATGCACATGCAACAACTTTGGCAATATTCAACTTGGTATCAAACTACTCGTGGGACGAAAAGGTGGTGCTAGCGTTAGCTGGATTTGCCGTGAACTATGGGGAGTTTTGGCTTGTCGCCCAGCTTTACCTTACAAACCCACTAGCTAAAGCGGTTGCACTTCTGAAGCAACTGCCGGATATAATTGAACGAGCTGACAATCTGAAGCCCAAGTTTGAGGCCCTTACAAGCCTTATCAAGGCCATGATGGATGTGGCCAAATGCATAGTTGAGTTCAAGGAGCTTCCGTCTCAATACATCACCCCTGACACTCCAGAAATGTTAACTGCCACTGCGCATATCCCCACTGCTGTTTACTGGACCATCAGGAGTATTGTGGCTTGCGCGTCACAAATTATGGGCCTTATTGGCATGGGTCATGA GTACATAGCATCCACAACAGAGGCTTGGGAGCTATCAAGCTTGGCCCACAAGGTTAATAACATTCACAGCCATCTCATGAAGCAGCTCACTCTTTGTTTACAGCACATAG ATGAGAAAAGACATATTGAAGCATTTCAAACACTAGTGAGCCTGTTCGAAGCTTTCCACATTGACAACATGAAGATTCTAAAGGCTTTGATTTATGCCAAGGACGATCAACTGCCACTCTTTGATGGTTCCACCAAGAAAAGG GCAAGCCTTGATGTGTTGAGAAGGAGGAGTGTGTTGCTGCTGATTTCGGACCTCGAAATCTCCCACGAAGAGCTTTCAATGCTGCAACAAATGTACAGTGAGGCGCGGGAGCAACCAGGAAGACCAGAGAGCCAGTATGAGGTTGTATGGCTCCCAGTTGTGGACAGATCATCCCCGTGGAGTGAAACTAAGCAAAAGCTGTTTGAGGATTTTCAAAGGATTATGCCATGGTACTCTGTCTATCACCCTTCATTGCTAGATGTTGCAGTCATCAGGTACATCAAAGAGGTGTGGCACTTCAACAAGAGGCCCTTGCTTGTGGTTTTGGATCCACAAGGGAGAGTAGTCAACCCCAATGCAATCCACATGATGTGGATTTGGGGAAGCCTGGCTTTCCCTTTCACCAGCTTAAAAGAGGAAGCACTCTGGAAAGAAGAAACCTGGAAAATCGAGCTATTGGCAGATAGCATTGATCCAATGATCTTGTCTTGG ATAGATCAAGGGAAGTACATATGCTTGTATGGTGGGGAGGACATGGAGTGGATCCGTAAATTCACCGTTACTGCAAAAGATGTTGCGAGCAGGGCCGGTATAACGTTAGAAATGCTCTATGTAGGGAAGAGCAACCCCAGGGAGaaagttaggaaaaataacTCTATTATTACGACCGAGAAACTTAGCCATGTATTGCCAGACCTCACTTTGATCTGGTTCTTTTGGGTGAGGCTGGAGAGCATGTGGCATTCCAAGGTGCAACACAAGAGGACTGTAGAGAATGATGCCATCATGCAGGAGATAATGACAATGCTCAGCTTCGATGGAAGTGATCAAGGATGGGCTGTGATCAGCAGGGGACCTGCTGATATGGCCAAGGCAAAGGGAGAAACCATATTGAAATCTTTTGCTGACTTTGAGATATGGAAGGAGGGTGCACAGGAAAAGGGTTTTCTGCCTGCACTGATTGATCACCTCCATGAACTCCATACCCCATTCCACTGCAACCGTCTGATACTGCCAGGGGCTACAGGGAGCATCCCAGAGAGGGTTGTTTGTGCTGAATGCGGCCGTCCCATGGAGAAGTTCATCATGTATCGTTGCTGTACCGATTGA
- the LOC18102422 gene encoding protein SIEVE ELEMENT OCCLUSION B isoform X1, producing MTSMAVVPQKMRRERSMFSSSDDTAMMKQIQATHAPDGREFSVKPLLHIVEDIFLRATPALGMTSIVQQQGAHQAQLDELEEKALQNGFHETIEMLSYNINKISCEMSCKCSGGGDAHATTLAIFNLVSNYSWDEKVVLALAGFAVNYGEFWLVAQLYLTNPLAKAVALLKQLPDIIERADNMKPKFEALTSLIKAMMDVATCIVEFKELPSQYITPDTPEMLTATAHIPTAVYWTIRSIVACASQIMGLIGMGHEYIASTTEAWELSSLAHKVNNIHSHLMKQLTLCFHHIDEKRHIEAFQTLVSLFEAFHIDNMKILKALIYAKDDQLPLFDGSTKKRASLDVLRRRSVLLLISDLEISHEELSVLQQMYSEARELPGRPESQYEVVWLPVVDRSSPWSETKQKLFEDFQRIMPWYSVYQPSLLDVAVIRYIKEVWHFNKRPLLVVLDPQGRVVNPNAIHMMWIWGSLAFPFTSLREEALWKEETWKIELLADSIDPMIVSWIDQGKYICLYGGEDIEWIRKFTVTAKDVASRAGITLEMLYVGKSNPREKVRKNNSIITTEKLSHVLPDLTLIWFFWVRLESMWHSKVQHKRTVENDAIMQEIMTMLSFDGSDQGWAVISRGPADMAKAKGETILKSFVDFEIWRDGAQEKGFLPALIDNLLALHSPLHCNRLILPGATGSIPEKVVCAECGRPMEKFIMYRCCTD from the exons ATGACCTCGATGGCAGTGGTACCTCAAAAGATGAGGCGTGAACGCAGTATGTTTTCATCATCGGATGACACTGCAATGATGAAGCAAATTCAGGCCACTCATGCTCCTGATGGCCGTGAATTTTCAGTGAAGCCTCTTCTTCATATTGTTGAGGACATTTTCCTCCGTGCCACTCCTGCCCTGGGCATGACCAGCATTGTTCAGCAGCAG GGAGCTCATCAAGCACAACTTGATGAATTGGAAGAGAAGGCTCTTCAAAATGGCTTTCATGAAACGATCGAGATGCTGTCTTACAATATCAACAAGATTTCCTGCGAG ATGTCCTGCAAGTGTTCTGGAGGTGGAGATGCACATGCAACAACTTTGGCAATATTCAACTTGGTATCAAACTACTCGTGGGACGAAAAGGTGGTGCTAGCGTTAGCTGGATTTGCCGTGAACTATGGGGAGTTTTGGCTTGTCGCCCAGCTTTACCTTACAAACCCACTAGCTAAAGCGGTTGCGCTTCTGAAGCAATTGCCGGATATAATTGAACGAGCTGACAATATGAAGCCCAAGTTTGAGGCACTTACAAGCCTTATCAAGGCCATGATGGATGTGGCCACATGCATAGTTGAGTTCAAGGAGCTTCCGTCTCAATACATCACCCCTGACACTCCAGAAATGTTAACTGCCACTGCGCATATCCCCACTGCTGTTTACTGGACCATCAGGAGTATTGTGGCTTGCGCGTCACAAATTATGGGCCTTATTGGCATGGGTCATGA GTACATAGCATCCACAACAGAGGCTTGGGAGCTATCAAGCTTGGCCCACAAGGTTAATAACATTCACAGCCATCTCATGAAGCAGCTCACTCTTTGTTTTCATCACATAG ATGAGAAAAGGCATATTGAAGCATTTCAAACACTTGTGAGCCTGTTCGAAGCTTTCCACATTGACAACATGAAGATTCTAAAGGCTTTGATTTATGCCAAGGACGATCAACTACCACTCTTTGATGGTTCCACCAAGAAAAGG GCAAGCCTTGATGTGTTGAGAAGGAGGAGTGTGTTGCTGCTGATTTCGGACCTCGAAATCTCCCACGAAGAGCTTTCAGTGCTGCAACAAATGTACAGTGAGGCGCGGGAGCTACCAGGAAGACCAGAGAGCCAGTATGAGGTTGTATGGCTCCCAGTTGTGGACAGATCATCCCCGTGGAGTGAAACAAAGCAAAAGCTGTTTGAGGATTTTCAAAGGATTATGCCATGGTACTCTGTCTATCAACCTTCATTGCTAGATGTTGCAGTCATCAGGTACATCAAAGAGGTGTGGCACTTCAACAAGAGGCCCTTGCTTGTGGTTTTGGATCCACAAGGGAGAGTAGTCAACCCCAATGCAATCCACATGATGTGGATTTGGGGAAGCCTGGCTTTCCCTTTCACCAGCTTAAGGGAGGAAGCACTCTGGAAAGAAGAAACCTGGAAAATCGAGCTATTGGCAGATAGCATTGATCCAATGATCGTGTCTTGG ATAGATCAAGGGAAGTACATATGCTTGTATGGTGGTGAGGACATTGAGTGGATCCGTAAATTCACCGTTACTGCAAAAGATGTTGCGAGCAGGGCCGGTATAACGTTAGAAATGCTCTATGTAGGGAAGAGCAACCCCAGGGAGaaagttaggaaaaataacTCTATTATTACGACCGAGAAACTTAGCCATGTATTGCCAGACCTCACTTTGATCTGGTTCTTTTGGGTGAGGCTGGAGAGCATGTGGCATTCCAAGGTGCAACACAAGAGGACTGTAGAGAATGATGCCATCATGCAGGAGATAATGACAATGCTCAGCTTCGATGGAAGTGATCAAGGATGGGCTGTGATCAGCAGGGGACCTGCTGATATGGCCAAGGCAAAGGGAGAAACCATATTGAAATCTTTTGTTGACTTTGAGATATGGAGGGACGGTGCACAGGAAAAGGGTTTTTTGCCTGCACTGATTGATAACCTCCTTGCACTCCATAGCCCGTTACACTGCAACCGTCTGATACTTCCAGGGGCTACAGGGAGCATCCCAGAGAAGGTTGTTTGTGCTGAATGCGGCCGTCCCATGGAGAAGTTCATCATGTATCGTTGCTGTACCGATTGA
- the LOC18102422 gene encoding protein SIEVE ELEMENT OCCLUSION B isoform X4, with protein sequence MAVVPQKMRRERSMFSSSDDTAMMKQIQATHAPDGREFSVKPLLHIVEDIFLRATPALGMTSIVQQQGAHQAQLDELEEKALQNGFHETIEMLSYNINKISCEMSCKCSGGGDAHATTLAIFNLVSNYSWDEKVVLALAGFAVNYGEFWLVAQLYLTNPLAKAVALLKQLPDIIERADNMKPKFEALTSLIKAMMDVATCIVEFKELPSQYITPDTPEMLTATAHIPTAVYWTIRSIVACASQIMGLIGMGHEYIASTTEAWELSSLAHKVNNIHSHLMKQLTLCFHHIDEKRHIEAFQTLVSLFEAFHIDNMKILKALIYAKDDQLPLFDGSTKKRASLDVLRRRSVLLLISDLEISHEELSVLQQMYSEARELPGRPESQYEVVWLPVVDRSSPWSETKQKLFEDFQRIMPWYSVYQPSLLDVAVIRYIKEVWHFNKRPLLVVLDPQGRVVNPNAIHMMWIWGSLAFPFTSLREEALWKEETWKIELLADSIDPMIVSWIDQGKYICLYGGEDIEWIRKFTVTAKDVASRAGITLEMLYVGKSNPREKVRKNNSIITTEKLSHVLPDLTLIWFFWVRLESMWHSKVQHKRTVENDAIMQEIMTMLSFDGSDQGWAVISRGPADMAKAKGETILKSFVDFEIWRDGAQEKGFLPALIDNLLALHSPLHCNRLILPGATGSIPEKVVCAECGRPMEKFIMYRCCTD encoded by the exons ATGGCAGTGGTACCTCAAAAGATGAGGCGTGAACGCAGTATGTTTTCATCATCGGATGACACTGCAATGATGAAGCAAATTCAGGCCACTCATGCTCCTGATGGCCGTGAATTTTCAGTGAAGCCTCTTCTTCATATTGTTGAGGACATTTTCCTCCGTGCCACTCCTGCCCTGGGCATGACCAGCATTGTTCAGCAGCAG GGAGCTCATCAAGCACAACTTGATGAATTGGAAGAGAAGGCTCTTCAAAATGGCTTTCATGAAACGATCGAGATGCTGTCTTACAATATCAACAAGATTTCCTGCGAG ATGTCCTGCAAGTGTTCTGGAGGTGGAGATGCACATGCAACAACTTTGGCAATATTCAACTTGGTATCAAACTACTCGTGGGACGAAAAGGTGGTGCTAGCGTTAGCTGGATTTGCCGTGAACTATGGGGAGTTTTGGCTTGTCGCCCAGCTTTACCTTACAAACCCACTAGCTAAAGCGGTTGCGCTTCTGAAGCAATTGCCGGATATAATTGAACGAGCTGACAATATGAAGCCCAAGTTTGAGGCACTTACAAGCCTTATCAAGGCCATGATGGATGTGGCCACATGCATAGTTGAGTTCAAGGAGCTTCCGTCTCAATACATCACCCCTGACACTCCAGAAATGTTAACTGCCACTGCGCATATCCCCACTGCTGTTTACTGGACCATCAGGAGTATTGTGGCTTGCGCGTCACAAATTATGGGCCTTATTGGCATGGGTCATGA GTACATAGCATCCACAACAGAGGCTTGGGAGCTATCAAGCTTGGCCCACAAGGTTAATAACATTCACAGCCATCTCATGAAGCAGCTCACTCTTTGTTTTCATCACATAG ATGAGAAAAGGCATATTGAAGCATTTCAAACACTTGTGAGCCTGTTCGAAGCTTTCCACATTGACAACATGAAGATTCTAAAGGCTTTGATTTATGCCAAGGACGATCAACTACCACTCTTTGATGGTTCCACCAAGAAAAGG GCAAGCCTTGATGTGTTGAGAAGGAGGAGTGTGTTGCTGCTGATTTCGGACCTCGAAATCTCCCACGAAGAGCTTTCAGTGCTGCAACAAATGTACAGTGAGGCGCGGGAGCTACCAGGAAGACCAGAGAGCCAGTATGAGGTTGTATGGCTCCCAGTTGTGGACAGATCATCCCCGTGGAGTGAAACAAAGCAAAAGCTGTTTGAGGATTTTCAAAGGATTATGCCATGGTACTCTGTCTATCAACCTTCATTGCTAGATGTTGCAGTCATCAGGTACATCAAAGAGGTGTGGCACTTCAACAAGAGGCCCTTGCTTGTGGTTTTGGATCCACAAGGGAGAGTAGTCAACCCCAATGCAATCCACATGATGTGGATTTGGGGAAGCCTGGCTTTCCCTTTCACCAGCTTAAGGGAGGAAGCACTCTGGAAAGAAGAAACCTGGAAAATCGAGCTATTGGCAGATAGCATTGATCCAATGATCGTGTCTTGG ATAGATCAAGGGAAGTACATATGCTTGTATGGTGGTGAGGACATTGAGTGGATCCGTAAATTCACCGTTACTGCAAAAGATGTTGCGAGCAGGGCCGGTATAACGTTAGAAATGCTCTATGTAGGGAAGAGCAACCCCAGGGAGaaagttaggaaaaataacTCTATTATTACGACCGAGAAACTTAGCCATGTATTGCCAGACCTCACTTTGATCTGGTTCTTTTGGGTGAGGCTGGAGAGCATGTGGCATTCCAAGGTGCAACACAAGAGGACTGTAGAGAATGATGCCATCATGCAGGAGATAATGACAATGCTCAGCTTCGATGGAAGTGATCAAGGATGGGCTGTGATCAGCAGGGGACCTGCTGATATGGCCAAGGCAAAGGGAGAAACCATATTGAAATCTTTTGTTGACTTTGAGATATGGAGGGACGGTGCACAGGAAAAGGGTTTTTTGCCTGCACTGATTGATAACCTCCTTGCACTCCATAGCCCGTTACACTGCAACCGTCTGATACTTCCAGGGGCTACAGGGAGCATCCCAGAGAAGGTTGTTTGTGCTGAATGCGGCCGTCCCATGGAGAAGTTCATCATGTATCGTTGCTGTACCGATTGA